A single genomic interval of Apis cerana isolate GH-2021 linkage group LG2, AcerK_1.0, whole genome shotgun sequence harbors:
- the LOC108002930 gene encoding uncharacterized protein LOC108002930 has translation MIKSITLELRPRLQVCNAFIHLSKKVNLTEIKIKLSKESIEITIENNTVTFLTKFVKLIPDSLSTLNITKNWICFRAQIVPDPILGSSKTQVITNSTINNNSLKNSVKNIELINANKCNIMCSCCKNILSKDIHIKRILPVPNMNYDPDEWFCCKHNHKNIIHNLIPLQSDIFYGSLFFIIHTSLFNHHLKIKENAVICNRCLQYIGKIHTDTSFKLWSCAVDYNLLNNSEIKNATDPFNDFLLAIKTSMTGIFGEEIILQCFMGKETHSLILKPMDWHLNLMIEPKEILYNNVISLQKISVVKVLYKYETKKNISNSINKSYCEVSFLVIKAGLKHLLTSTKRFPQLHRVAIDCYIGHIYLENSINNN, from the coding sequence TAACATTAGAATTAAGACCCAGACTTCAAGTATGTAAtgcttttattcatttaagtaaaaaagtaaatttaacagaaattaaaataaaactttcaaaagaaagtatagaaataacaatagaaaataatacagtaacttttttaacaaaatttgtaaaattaataccaGATTCATTATCAACTTTAAACATAACAAAGAATTGGATTTGTTTTCGAGCTCAAATTGTACCTGATCCTATTCTTGGATCTTCTAAAACACAAGTAATTACTAATTcaacaataaataacaattctttgaaaaattctgtaaaaaatattgaattaattaatgcaaACAAGTGTAATATAATGTGTAGTTGctgcaaaaatattctttctaaagatatacatattaaaagaattttgccTGTACcaaatatgaattatgatCCAGATGAATGGTTTTGTTGTAaacataatcataaaaatatcatacataatttaattccattaCAATCTGATATCTTTTAtggatcattattttttatcattcatacAAGTTTGTTTaatcatcatttaaaaataaaagaaaatgctgTGATTTGTAATAGATGTTTACAATATATAGGAAAAATTCATACCGAtacttcatttaaattatggaGTTGTGCTgtggattataatttattaaataattcagaaataaaaaatgcaacagatccttttaatgattttttgctTGCTATTAAAACTTCAATGACTGGTATTTTTggtgaagaaataattttgcaatgttTTATGGGAAAAGAAACTCattctcttattttaaaaCCAATGGATTGGcacttaaatttaatgattgaacctaaggaaattttatataataatgttataagtttgcaaaaaatatcagttgtaaaagtattatataaatatgaaacaaagaaaaatatttctaattctataaataaatcatattgtgAAGTAAgttttttagtaataaaagcaggtttgaaacatttattaacatCAACAAAACGATTTCCACAACTTCATAGAGTTGCTATTGATTGCTATATTggacatatatatttagaaaattctataaacaataattaa